One region of Haloprofundus salilacus genomic DNA includes:
- a CDS encoding DUF7558 family protein gives MGEAHIWGKDERVTHPICVDCAIQSNPDPDDGDHHACDGCGLVVDALAALTRFRVELGHLEGPLQLCARGSPGGPATYWTRDLDDHLVSES, from the coding sequence GTGGGGGAAGCACACATCTGGGGAAAAGACGAACGAGTCACACACCCGATCTGCGTCGACTGCGCAATCCAGTCGAATCCCGATCCCGACGACGGTGACCATCACGCCTGCGATGGCTGTGGTCTCGTCGTCGATGCGCTTGCAGCCCTCACACGGTTCCGTGTCGAACTCGGCCACTTGGAAGGCCCACTTCAGCTGTGTGCGAGAGGTAGTCCCGGCGGCCCAGCAACCTACTGGACACGCGACTTAGACGACCATCTCGTTAGTGAGTCTTGA